The following are encoded in a window of Pelecanus crispus isolate bPelCri1 chromosome 6, bPelCri1.pri, whole genome shotgun sequence genomic DNA:
- the FBXO33 gene encoding F-box only protein 33 isoform X1: MYPLRLTSSAVTCRTLRRASPFLHGQRVSRSGSWNAAEEPEARPGPPPPPVAAAAAAGLGPAPGMSVCGEAVGAGSLPSELVVHIFSFLAGPDRLRASAACSHWRECLFYPALWPRLRLSLRVSPAERPRLEFLMRKCGWFVRELRVQFAADNYPSGGGGAAAAAGGGGGGGEGAAVAGDGEAPPLCPRWLDLLRTYLELVLCVLSSVRNNRNLQKLSLFGDISILQQHGSISNTYLGKVDPDGKKIKQIQQLFEEILGNSRQLKWLSCGFMLQIVTPTSLSSLSNPIANTMEHLSLLDNHIPGNTTLITAVELERFVNLRSLALDFCDFTAEMARVLADSNHVPLHRLSLLVHSVSIMHKSLDSMPEDENWKALTRNSTNLRVYIMAFDVKSDDMLRILKPSIPLERIHFDSYITCVSGAVVDLISRQYDKFLTHFILMNDVIDMSGFPDLSDNRNEDPLVLLAWRCTRLSLLAVHGYTVWAHNLIAIARLRGSDLKVLEVTEESIDFDQGELADQDVDPVHNLIEQVSLGLGRPWHAVMDIELLSVFTEPTRHFYREMQSFSEGI, from the exons GAGCCGGAGGCgaggccggggccgccgccgccgcccgtggccgccgcagcagcagcggggctcGGGCCGGCGCCAGGCATGTCGGTGTGCGGGGAGGCGGTGGGCGCCGGCTCCCTGCCCAGCGAGCTGGTGGTCCACATCTTCTCCTTCCTGGCGGGCCCCGACCGGCTGCGGGCCTCGGCCGCCTGCTCGCACTGGCGGGAGTGCCTCTTCTACCCGGCCCTCTGGCCGCGCCTCCGCCTCAGCCTCCGCGTCTCGCCGGCCGAGCGCCCGCGCCTCGAGTTCCTCATGCGCAAGTGCGGCTGGTTCGTCCGTGAGCTCCGCGTACAGTTCGCCGCCGACAACTACCCCAGCGGCggagggggggcggcggcggcggcggggggcggcggcggcggcggcgagggcgCCGCGGTGGCGGGCGACGGGGAGGCGCCGCCGCTGTGCCCGCGCTGGCTCGACCTGCTGAGGACCTACCTGGAGCTGGTGCTGTGCGTCCTGAGCAGCGTCCGCAACAACAG GAACCTCCAGAAATTAAGTCTCTTCGGGGATATAAGCATTCTGCAGCAACATGGAAGTATATCAAATACATACCTCGGCAAGGTTGACCCTGATGGCAAGAAGATTAAGCA aATACAGCAGCTGTTTGAAGAGATACTAGGCAATAGCAGGCAATTGAAATGGCTGTCTTGTGGGTTTATGCTGCAAATAGTAACTCCCACATCATTGTCCTCCTTATCAAACCCCATAGCCAACACCATGGAACATCTGAGCTTATTGGACAACCACATCCCTGGTAATACCACTCTTATCACTGCAGTTGAATTGGAGCGCTTTGTGAATCTGCGTTCGCTCGCTTTGGATTTCTGTGATTTTACAGCTGAAATGGCAAGAGTCCTGGCTGACAGCAACCATGTGCCTTTGCATCGACTGTCTCTCTTGGTCCACAGTGTTTCCATAATGCACAAGTCATTGGACAGTATGCCAGAAGATGAGAATTGGAAGGCACTGACTCGCAACAGCACTAATCTTCGGGTCTATATAATGGCTTTTGATGTCAAGAGTGATGATATGTTAAGGATTCTTAAGCCCAGTATCCCCCTAGAGAGGATTCACTTTGACAGCTACATCACTTGTGTTTCAGGGGCTGTTGTTGACCTCATATCCAGGCAGTACGACAAGTTCCTCACTCATTTTATACTAATGAATGATGTGATAGATATGTCTGGCTTCCCAGATCTTAGCGACAACCGGAATGAAGATCCACTTGTCTTATTAgcctggaggtgcacaagacTGTCTCTCCTAGCTGTTCATG gTTACACAGTTTGGGCTCATAATCTTATTGCAATCGCTCGTCTTCGTGGCTCTGACCTGAAAGTTCTCGAAGTCACAGAAGAAAGCATTGATTTTGACCAAGGAGAACTGGCTGATCAGGATGTGGATCCAGTACACAATCTCATTGAGCAAGTATCTCTCGGATTGGGTCGACCTTGGCACGCAGTCATGGACATAGAGCTGCTCAGTGTCTTCACTGAGCCAACCCGTCACTTTTACAGAGAGATGCAGAGCTTCAGTGAAGGCATTTAG
- the FBXO33 gene encoding F-box only protein 33 isoform X2: MSVCGEAVGAGSLPSELVVHIFSFLAGPDRLRASAACSHWRECLFYPALWPRLRLSLRVSPAERPRLEFLMRKCGWFVRELRVQFAADNYPSGGGGAAAAAGGGGGGGEGAAVAGDGEAPPLCPRWLDLLRTYLELVLCVLSSVRNNRNLQKLSLFGDISILQQHGSISNTYLGKVDPDGKKIKQIQQLFEEILGNSRQLKWLSCGFMLQIVTPTSLSSLSNPIANTMEHLSLLDNHIPGNTTLITAVELERFVNLRSLALDFCDFTAEMARVLADSNHVPLHRLSLLVHSVSIMHKSLDSMPEDENWKALTRNSTNLRVYIMAFDVKSDDMLRILKPSIPLERIHFDSYITCVSGAVVDLISRQYDKFLTHFILMNDVIDMSGFPDLSDNRNEDPLVLLAWRCTRLSLLAVHGYTVWAHNLIAIARLRGSDLKVLEVTEESIDFDQGELADQDVDPVHNLIEQVSLGLGRPWHAVMDIELLSVFTEPTRHFYREMQSFSEGI, from the exons ATGTCGGTGTGCGGGGAGGCGGTGGGCGCCGGCTCCCTGCCCAGCGAGCTGGTGGTCCACATCTTCTCCTTCCTGGCGGGCCCCGACCGGCTGCGGGCCTCGGCCGCCTGCTCGCACTGGCGGGAGTGCCTCTTCTACCCGGCCCTCTGGCCGCGCCTCCGCCTCAGCCTCCGCGTCTCGCCGGCCGAGCGCCCGCGCCTCGAGTTCCTCATGCGCAAGTGCGGCTGGTTCGTCCGTGAGCTCCGCGTACAGTTCGCCGCCGACAACTACCCCAGCGGCggagggggggcggcggcggcggcggggggcggcggcggcggcggcgagggcgCCGCGGTGGCGGGCGACGGGGAGGCGCCGCCGCTGTGCCCGCGCTGGCTCGACCTGCTGAGGACCTACCTGGAGCTGGTGCTGTGCGTCCTGAGCAGCGTCCGCAACAACAG GAACCTCCAGAAATTAAGTCTCTTCGGGGATATAAGCATTCTGCAGCAACATGGAAGTATATCAAATACATACCTCGGCAAGGTTGACCCTGATGGCAAGAAGATTAAGCA aATACAGCAGCTGTTTGAAGAGATACTAGGCAATAGCAGGCAATTGAAATGGCTGTCTTGTGGGTTTATGCTGCAAATAGTAACTCCCACATCATTGTCCTCCTTATCAAACCCCATAGCCAACACCATGGAACATCTGAGCTTATTGGACAACCACATCCCTGGTAATACCACTCTTATCACTGCAGTTGAATTGGAGCGCTTTGTGAATCTGCGTTCGCTCGCTTTGGATTTCTGTGATTTTACAGCTGAAATGGCAAGAGTCCTGGCTGACAGCAACCATGTGCCTTTGCATCGACTGTCTCTCTTGGTCCACAGTGTTTCCATAATGCACAAGTCATTGGACAGTATGCCAGAAGATGAGAATTGGAAGGCACTGACTCGCAACAGCACTAATCTTCGGGTCTATATAATGGCTTTTGATGTCAAGAGTGATGATATGTTAAGGATTCTTAAGCCCAGTATCCCCCTAGAGAGGATTCACTTTGACAGCTACATCACTTGTGTTTCAGGGGCTGTTGTTGACCTCATATCCAGGCAGTACGACAAGTTCCTCACTCATTTTATACTAATGAATGATGTGATAGATATGTCTGGCTTCCCAGATCTTAGCGACAACCGGAATGAAGATCCACTTGTCTTATTAgcctggaggtgcacaagacTGTCTCTCCTAGCTGTTCATG gTTACACAGTTTGGGCTCATAATCTTATTGCAATCGCTCGTCTTCGTGGCTCTGACCTGAAAGTTCTCGAAGTCACAGAAGAAAGCATTGATTTTGACCAAGGAGAACTGGCTGATCAGGATGTGGATCCAGTACACAATCTCATTGAGCAAGTATCTCTCGGATTGGGTCGACCTTGGCACGCAGTCATGGACATAGAGCTGCTCAGTGTCTTCACTGAGCCAACCCGTCACTTTTACAGAGAGATGCAGAGCTTCAGTGAAGGCATTTAG